One genomic region from Parcubacteria group bacterium ADurb.Bin159 encodes:
- a CDS encoding Calcium-transporting ATPase 1, producing the protein MYHSLPIQKVLELVDSNPNGLTQSEVEKRQKKYGPNVLPEKKKTTTLSLFLSQFKSPLVYILLIGAVISFALKEFIDGGIILAAVLINAIMGFLQENKAEKTLLRLKQIVEHKTIVRREGIEQVVLSNKLVPGDIIILGAGDIIPADGRIINSKNFEVNESVLTGESTPSPKTNKILKEETPLADRENMVYSGTVVDRGKAEVVVVNIGEYSEIGKIALLIKKTPEEKTPLQKKISSLSKTLSIIIGASCFVLFVSGIIVGRPFLEMLLTSIAVAVAGIPEGLLIAVTICLVIGMQTLSKNNSLVKKLVATETLGSVTTIISDKTGTLTEGKMVVTHILPKEGKSVDDILRVGLLCNEAVIENPKEKQEKWIIFGDSTDEALIREAIRAGLKREEIIKEYPKLDEISFESKKKQMSVLCQNKTSNIILVKGTPEIIFKYCLLKKDEQEKNLSLVKNLTKSGLRILAFAQKETKEKKIPSEFSDFEYLGLIALKDPLRKEAKEVIKECYKMGVRPILATGDHKLTALFIGKEVGIKECAVIEGKDIDQMSDEELRKIIKKNGIFARVTPKHKMRLIKILRNDQEVIAMTGDGVNDAPAIKSADIGIALGSGSEVTKEIADIILLDNNLKTILTAIKEGRNIFDNIKKIILYLLSDGFTELVLIGGSLLFGWPLPVAAAQILWVNIIEDTLPALSLSYEKPIIDISQTKPRDLKSPLLDKEMKFLIVIIGIATDLIMLGLFSWLLKDAHLPINHIRTFIFADLAIDSLLNIYSCKNLNKNLWHYNPFNNRFLNLTVLFGFGMLLIGVYIPFFQNILKTVPLNFFDWLLLVVLGFLEITLVELGKMIFIHKNSKLTATNAKN; encoded by the coding sequence ATGTATCATTCTCTTCCCATTCAAAAAGTATTGGAATTAGTAGATTCAAACCCAAATGGTTTAACTCAAAGTGAAGTTGAAAAAAGGCAAAAAAAATACGGGCCTAATGTTCTGCCTGAAAAGAAAAAAACAACCACTCTCTCTTTGTTTTTATCACAATTCAAAAGTCCCCTTGTTTATATTCTTTTAATAGGCGCTGTTATATCCTTTGCCCTTAAGGAATTTATTGACGGAGGTATTATTTTAGCCGCTGTTTTGATTAATGCTATTATGGGTTTTTTGCAAGAGAATAAAGCAGAAAAAACTCTCCTCCGTTTAAAACAAATAGTAGAGCATAAAACTATAGTCAGAAGAGAAGGTATAGAGCAAGTTGTTTTGTCTAATAAATTAGTTCCCGGCGATATTATTATTTTAGGAGCAGGAGATATTATTCCTGCCGATGGACGAATTATCAACTCAAAAAATTTTGAAGTTAATGAATCTGTCCTTACTGGAGAATCAACTCCCTCGCCAAAAACAAATAAAATTCTAAAAGAAGAAACTCCCTTAGCTGATAGAGAAAATATGGTTTATAGCGGTACTGTAGTTGATCGAGGAAAAGCCGAAGTAGTAGTTGTAAATATTGGAGAATATTCAGAAATTGGCAAAATCGCTTTATTGATTAAAAAAACTCCCGAAGAAAAGACACCTCTTCAAAAGAAAATAAGCAGTTTATCCAAGACATTGAGCATAATTATTGGCGCATCTTGTTTTGTATTATTCGTTTCGGGTATTATAGTTGGTCGGCCTTTTTTGGAAATGCTCCTTACCTCTATTGCTGTAGCCGTAGCTGGAATCCCCGAAGGATTGCTTATTGCTGTAACTATTTGTTTAGTTATTGGCATGCAAACTCTTTCTAAAAATAATTCGTTGGTTAAAAAATTAGTTGCCACAGAAACTTTAGGTTCAGTTACTACTATTATTAGCGATAAAACAGGAACACTTACTGAGGGGAAAATGGTTGTAACTCATATTTTACCTAAAGAAGGAAAATCAGTTGATGATATTTTAAGAGTTGGCTTACTTTGCAATGAAGCTGTTATTGAAAATCCTAAAGAAAAACAAGAAAAATGGATTATCTTTGGCGATTCTACTGATGAAGCCTTAATTCGAGAAGCAATAAGAGCTGGTTTAAAAAGAGAAGAAATTATTAAAGAATACCCCAAACTTGACGAAATTTCTTTTGAGTCAAAGAAAAAGCAAATGAGCGTGCTTTGCCAAAATAAAACTTCAAATATTATTTTAGTTAAAGGAACGCCAGAAATTATTTTTAAATATTGTCTTTTGAAAAAAGACGAGCAGGAAAAAAATTTATCTTTAGTAAAAAATTTAACAAAAAGTGGTTTACGCATTTTGGCTTTTGCTCAGAAAGAAACAAAAGAAAAGAAAATACCTTCTGAATTTTCCGATTTTGAATATTTAGGATTAATTGCCCTTAAAGATCCGTTAAGAAAAGAAGCAAAAGAAGTAATTAAAGAATGCTATAAAATGGGAGTTCGGCCAATTTTAGCCACCGGAGACCATAAATTAACCGCTTTATTTATAGGGAAAGAAGTAGGAATAAAAGAATGCGCAGTTATTGAAGGGAAAGATATTGATCAAATGTCCGATGAAGAGTTGAGAAAAATTATTAAAAAAAATGGAATTTTCGCCAGAGTCACCCCAAAACATAAAATGAGATTAATTAAAATTTTAAGAAATGACCAGGAAGTTATTGCTATGACCGGCGACGGAGTAAATGATGCTCCGGCAATTAAATCTGCTGACATTGGTATTGCTTTAGGTTCAGGCTCGGAGGTAACCAAAGAAATAGCCGATATTATTCTTTTAGATAATAATTTAAAAACAATTCTTACAGCGATAAAAGAAGGACGAAATATTTTTGATAATATTAAAAAAATAATTCTTTATTTACTTTCCGATGGATTCACTGAGCTTGTTTTAATCGGCGGCTCTTTACTTTTTGGATGGCCATTACCTGTGGCTGCGGCTCAAATTCTTTGGGTTAATATTATTGAAGATACTTTGCCTGCTTTAAGTTTATCTTACGAAAAACCGATAATTGATATTTCCCAAACTAAACCTCGCGATCTTAAATCACCACTACTGGATAAAGAAATGAAATTTCTTATTGTTATTATTGGCATAGCCACTGATTTAATTATGCTTGGCCTTTTCAGCTGGCTCTTAAAAGATGCCCATCTTCCTATCAACCATATTCGCACTTTTATTTTTGCTGATTTAGCTATAGATAGTCTTCTTAATATTTATAGTTGCAAAAATCTTAATAAAAATCTTTGGCATTATAATCCATTTAATAATCGATTTTTAAATTTAACCGTTCTCTTTGGTTTTGGTATGCTTTTAATTGGTGTTTATATCCCTTTCTTCCAAAATATTTTAAAAACCGTTCCTCTCAATTTCTTTGATTGGTTATTACTTGTTGTATTGGGATTCTTAGAAATCACTTTAGTGGAATTGGGGAAAATGATTTTTATCCACAAAAATTCAAAACTTACAGCAACTAACGCGAAAAATTAA